The nucleotide sequence GGGCGCCAAGCTGACGGTCGTTTCGCCCAACGGCGGCCAGCCGCCGCTGGACCCGAAAAGCGACGAGCCCGATTCGCAAACGGATGCCACGCGCCGTTTCAAGCTGGACGCCGATGCACAAGCCGTGCTGGCCAACACGGGCAAGCTGTCCGAGGTGAAGGCGGCCGACTTCGACGCCGTGTTTTACCCGGGCGGCCATGGCCCGCTGTGGGACCTGGCCGAAGACCCGCACTCGATCGCCCTGATCGAGCAGATGATTGCCGCCGGTAAGCCGGTCGCCGCCGTCTGCCACGCGCCCGGCGTGCTGCGCCACGTGAAGGCAGCCGACGGCACGCCGCTGGTGCGCGGCAAGCAGGTGACGGGCTTTACGAATACCGAGGAAGACGCCGTCGGCTTGACGGCCATCGTGCCTTTCCTGGTCGAGGATATGCTCAAGCAAAACGGCGGCGTCTACTCCAAGCTGGGCGACTGGCAGCCGTACGCCGTCACCGATGGCTTGCTGGTCACGGGCCAGAACCCGGCATCGTCGGAAGCGGCCGCCCAGGCGCTGCTCAAGCTGCTGGCCTGATGGCCGATGTCCGGCTGGGCATTCGTCGAGGAAGCCGGGCTTGAATGCTTCATGCCCCGGCGGCCATGCCAGCAAGGATCAGGCCGACCGAGGCGTGCCATTGCGTCTCGCTGGTCGGCCTGCCCGCCAGCGCATAGCCGTGCAGGAAATCGACAAGCGCATCGCGCCCGCGCAGCCGGATTTTTTTCTCCAGCGAGAGACCGTCGACGGCCAGCTCGAACAGCGCCGTAAACCGCTCGGCCACGTCGTCTTGCGTCACCAGCCCGCGCGCCATCAGGCGCACGAAGTAGGGCGTGGCGCTGATCAGTTCCAGGTACAGCGCGCACAGCGCGAGCAGGCGCCGCAGGGGCGTCTGGCGCCGCGTAAACGGCGGCTGGCGCGGATCGAGCGCGGCAAAACGCTGCACCATCAATGCCAGCAATAACTCCTCTTTTCCTGCGTAGTAGTGATACAGGGCCATGGCATCGACGCCCAGGCCTTGCGCCAGCGCGCGCATGGAAAACGCCTCGCCTTGCTCTTCCAGCAGGGCCAGGGCAGCGTGCAGGATGCTGGCGCTGTCCAGTGCGGGCGCGGCGCGGCGCGGACGCCCCGCGCGGCGCACGGGAGATTCTATGGCTTGAAGTTTTGGAGTTTTCATGGGCATAATTCTACACTGTAGAATTAATTGAGGGAGCACCATGCAAAAAACTTCTGTCAGCGTTTTTCTCGGCATCAGCATCGATGGCTGCATCGCCGGAGAAAACGGCGACCTGTCCTGGCTGGCCGAACTGGCCCCCGACTCGCCCGACGCCACCGGCTACACGGCCTTGATGGATCAAGTCGATACCCTGCTGATCGGCCGTACCACCTATGAGGCCGTGCTGGGGTTCGAGCCGTGGCCGTATGCGGGCAAGCGCGTGGTGGTATTGAGTCACCGCGACTTCGCGCCACGGCATGGCGAACAGCGCCGCGAAGGCAGCGTGCGGGAAGTGCTGGAGGGGCTGGCAGAGGAGGGTTGCCGCCACGTGTATCTCGATGGCGGCGCCGTCATCCGCGCCGGCTTGCGCGAGGGCGTCATCGACAGCCTGACCTTGTCCGTGCTGCCCGTGGTGCTGGGCAAGGGCGTGCGCCTGTTCGATGACGCGCTGCCGCGCAGCGACTGGCGCCTGGAAGATACGCGCCCGCTACCGAGCGGCGTGATGCAGCTGCGCTATCGAAAAAATTAAACCGTGCTGGCGATATCGACGATGAAGCCGGTGTCAAAGCGTTCGTTTTCGGGCGTG is from Janthinobacterium sp. 61 and encodes:
- a CDS encoding dihydrofolate reductase family protein, which gives rise to MQKTSVSVFLGISIDGCIAGENGDLSWLAELAPDSPDATGYTALMDQVDTLLIGRTTYEAVLGFEPWPYAGKRVVVLSHRDFAPRHGEQRREGSVREVLEGLAEEGCRHVYLDGGAVIRAGLREGVIDSLTLSVLPVVLGKGVRLFDDALPRSDWRLEDTRPLPSGVMQLRYRKN
- a CDS encoding TetR/AcrR family transcriptional regulator — its product is MKTPKLQAIESPVRRAGRPRRAAPALDSASILHAALALLEEQGEAFSMRALAQGLGVDAMALYHYYAGKEELLLALMVQRFAALDPRQPPFTRRQTPLRRLLALCALYLELISATPYFVRLMARGLVTQDDVAERFTALFELAVDGLSLEKKIRLRGRDALVDFLHGYALAGRPTSETQWHASVGLILAGMAAGA
- a CDS encoding type 1 glutamine amidotransferase domain-containing protein — encoded protein: MNILMVLTSHDQLGDTGKKTGFWLEEFTAPYYVLQEAGAKLTVVSPNGGQPPLDPKSDEPDSQTDATRRFKLDADAQAVLANTGKLSEVKAADFDAVFYPGGHGPLWDLAEDPHSIALIEQMIAAGKPVAAVCHAPGVLRHVKAADGTPLVRGKQVTGFTNTEEDAVGLTAIVPFLVEDMLKQNGGVYSKLGDWQPYAVTDGLLVTGQNPASSEAAAQALLKLLA